A window of the Planktothrix tepida PCC 9214 genome harbors these coding sequences:
- a CDS encoding RNA polymerase sigma factor, RpoD/SigA family gives MNPQNSTFFPITETTVAGDDAIAALFKRMARYPLLKPNEEIELGRHIQTLVKIEELQTRLTLELGYLPTPVELATFLGITETELKHQLKLGTAAKSRMISSNLRLVVSIAKRYINRGVPFLDLIQEGALGLNRATEKFDPDKGYKFSTYAYWWIRQGITRTIANQGRTIRLPVHVVEQLNKLKIAYRDLKRSLQRKPTEEELAEAVAITPQQIRILEQVHRKSLSLNHRIGTEENSELMDILEDQETQTPEAQMNEMMMRQDLLEVLGTVLTEREKDVLALRFGLTTGVPYTLEEVSGLYDLSRERVRQIQARAMRKLRRPHIAERLKGWIK, from the coding sequence ATGAATCCACAGAATTCGACGTTTTTTCCGATTACAGAAACCACTGTAGCGGGAGATGACGCAATTGCTGCATTATTTAAACGCATGGCGCGTTATCCTTTACTCAAACCCAATGAAGAAATAGAACTCGGTCGTCATATTCAAACCCTGGTTAAAATTGAAGAATTACAAACTCGACTGACCCTGGAATTAGGGTACTTACCTACTCCCGTAGAACTCGCCACGTTTCTAGGCATTACGGAAACAGAACTCAAACATCAACTAAAATTAGGAACGGCGGCTAAAAGTCGGATGATTAGTTCTAATTTACGGTTAGTGGTTTCTATTGCTAAACGTTATATTAATCGAGGGGTTCCGTTTTTAGATTTAATTCAAGAAGGGGCTTTAGGACTCAACCGCGCTACGGAGAAATTTGATCCAGATAAAGGATATAAATTTTCTACCTATGCTTATTGGTGGATTCGTCAAGGGATTACCCGAACCATTGCTAATCAAGGACGCACCATTCGATTACCCGTTCATGTTGTTGAACAATTGAATAAACTCAAGATAGCTTACCGAGATTTAAAGCGATCGCTTCAACGAAAACCTACGGAAGAAGAATTAGCAGAAGCTGTTGCGATTACCCCCCAACAAATTCGCATTCTTGAACAAGTTCATCGGAAATCTCTATCATTAAATCACCGAATTGGGACGGAAGAGAACTCGGAATTAATGGATATTTTAGAAGATCAAGAAACTCAAACCCCTGAAGCTCAAATGAATGAAATGATGATGCGTCAGGATTTATTGGAAGTTTTAGGAACGGTTTTAACGGAACGGGAAAAAGATGTTTTAGCTTTGCGATTTGGATTAACCACCGGAGTTCCTTACACCTTAGAAGAAGTGAGTGGTCTTTATGATCTTTCACGGGAACGAGTGCGACAAATTCAAGCCAGAGCCATGCGAAAGTTACGTCGTCCTCATATTGCAGAACGGTTAAAAGGTTGGATTAAATAA
- a CDS encoding KGK domain-containing protein: protein MSDSTYILNDDDVINTSESALMFQCTFKASEFLSIMESKLEEENLFKEGIECQLLRPGKSWQTGKFRIRLEFCPDEPDAEPKGIPTSEFTSPPTTPAVPSDSDSDIPPFVPRPTKSVGMWS from the coding sequence ATGAGCGATTCAACTTATATTCTCAATGATGATGATGTGATTAATACCAGTGAAAGTGCCTTGATGTTTCAATGCACATTTAAAGCTAGTGAATTTTTGTCTATTATGGAATCTAAGTTAGAGGAGGAAAATTTATTTAAGGAAGGGATCGAGTGTCAACTGCTACGTCCTGGTAAATCTTGGCAAACCGGGAAGTTTCGGATTCGTTTAGAATTTTGCCCCGATGAACCCGATGCAGAACCTAAAGGTATTCCCACGTCGGAATTTACTTCCCCCCCAACAACTCCTGCTGTTCCATCTGACTCTGATTCGGATATTCCTCCTTTTGTTCCTCGACCCACTAAGAGTGTAGGAATGTGGAGTTAA
- the ccsB gene encoding c-type cytochrome biogenesis protein CcsB has protein sequence MSLVILQNGLDNISFALLFATLLLYWVGAAFPNIPYLWALGTAGMAIANLSIAALLGARWIEAGYFPISNLYESLFFLTWGITTIHLIAENMSRSRLVGVVTSPVAMAIVAFAALKLPPQMRVAEPLVPALKSNWLMMHVSVMMLSYATLMVGSLLAIAFLILTRGQEVELSGSSLGTRISRNHQKPVTNLVTYSLSTVTDSNPQGLTTNGNSTTAVLEAVKLTDNLLSVQPLSPQRLTLVETIDNISYRIIGLGFPLLTIGIIAGAVWANEAWGSYWSWDPKETWALITWLVFAAYLHARITRGWQGRKPAILAATGFVVVWVCYLGVNLLGKGLHSYGWFF, from the coding sequence ATGAGTCTGGTTATACTCCAGAATGGATTAGATAATATATCCTTTGCCCTTTTATTTGCCACCCTGTTATTGTATTGGGTGGGGGCTGCATTTCCTAATATTCCTTATCTCTGGGCGTTGGGAACCGCAGGAATGGCGATCGCTAATCTTTCGATTGCAGCCCTATTGGGAGCGAGATGGATTGAGGCAGGTTACTTTCCTATTAGTAATTTATATGAATCGCTATTTTTCCTAACGTGGGGTATTACAACGATTCATCTGATTGCTGAAAATATGAGTCGTAGCCGTTTAGTGGGAGTTGTAACTTCTCCTGTGGCGATGGCAATTGTAGCCTTTGCAGCTTTAAAATTACCGCCCCAAATGCGCGTGGCTGAACCGTTAGTACCCGCTTTAAAATCTAACTGGTTAATGATGCACGTCAGCGTCATGATGTTAAGTTATGCCACCTTAATGGTCGGTTCTTTGTTAGCGATCGCCTTTTTAATTCTGACACGGGGACAGGAAGTTGAATTAAGTGGTAGTTCTCTCGGAACCCGCATTTCTCGAAATCATCAGAAACCGGTTACTAATTTAGTCACCTATTCTCTGTCCACGGTTACAGACTCCAACCCCCAAGGGTTAACAACGAATGGAAATAGTACAACGGCTGTCTTAGAAGCGGTTAAACTCACAGATAATCTTCTCTCTGTTCAACCTCTGTCTCCACAGCGATTAACGTTAGTGGAAACGATTGATAATATCAGTTATCGGATTATTGGATTAGGATTTCCGCTTTTAACCATTGGGATTATCGCTGGGGCTGTTTGGGCGAATGAAGCTTGGGGTTCCTATTGGAGTTGGGATCCCAAAGAAACCTGGGCGTTAATTACTTGGTTAGTGTTCGCCGCTTATTTACACGCACGCATTACTCGCGGTTGGCAAGGACGGAAACCTGCTATTTTAGCAGCCACAGGATTCGTCGTGGTGTGGGTGTGCTATTTAGGAGTTAATCTATTAGGAAAAGGGTTACATTCCTACGGTTGGTTCTTCTAA
- a CDS encoding DnaJ C-terminal domain-containing protein: MPGTDYKDYYAILGLEKVATADDIKKAYRKLARKYHPDMNPGNKQAEARFKEVNEAYEVLSDTDKRGKYDQFGQYWNQAGSAGWPGGAGSNVDFSGFDFSQFNSFDEFINALLGRAGGGPRPGASSSRSYSYRTQPGNPSGFGGGAYNDFSSGFNSRNTSAIADSEAIVTLSLSEAFHGTQKRYGTGEVTIPAGVKPGSKIRVRGQGQLDPYTQQRGDLYLKVELQPHPFFQFDGENLVCELPLTPDEVVLGTSVEVPTPDGMVTMNIPPGIRSGQSLRLRGKGWPKPKGGGRTDQLVKIVVVPPKELNPNEREYYEKIRATRTFNPRSSLKEMKL; the protein is encoded by the coding sequence ATGCCTGGGACTGACTATAAAGACTACTACGCGATTTTAGGATTGGAGAAAGTGGCAACGGCTGATGATATTAAAAAAGCCTACCGTAAACTTGCCCGGAAATATCACCCGGATATGAATCCAGGGAATAAACAAGCCGAAGCCCGTTTTAAAGAAGTGAACGAAGCCTATGAAGTTTTGTCCGACACTGATAAACGGGGAAAATACGATCAATTTGGTCAATATTGGAATCAAGCCGGAAGTGCCGGATGGCCCGGTGGGGCAGGTTCCAACGTAGATTTTAGCGGATTTGACTTTAGCCAATTTAACAGTTTTGATGAATTTATTAATGCTCTTTTAGGCCGTGCGGGTGGAGGGCCAAGACCTGGAGCAAGTAGCAGTCGCAGTTATTCCTATCGTACCCAACCCGGAAATCCTTCGGGATTTGGAGGGGGTGCTTATAATGATTTTTCCTCTGGATTTAATAGCCGCAACACTTCTGCCATCGCCGATTCGGAAGCGATTGTCACGCTCTCTCTCAGTGAAGCCTTTCATGGAACCCAAAAACGCTATGGAACCGGGGAAGTCACGATTCCGGCGGGAGTAAAACCGGGGAGTAAAATTAGAGTTCGTGGTCAAGGTCAACTCGATCCCTACACCCAACAACGGGGGGATTTATACCTGAAAGTGGAACTGCAACCCCATCCTTTTTTCCAATTTGACGGGGAAAATTTGGTTTGTGAACTGCCTTTAACCCCGGATGAAGTGGTTTTAGGAACCTCTGTTGAAGTTCCTACACCCGATGGGATGGTAACGATGAATATTCCACCGGGAATTCGTTCAGGACAGTCCTTGCGATTGCGAGGCAAAGGATGGCCAAAACCCAAGGGAGGAGGACGCACGGATCAATTAGTTAAAATTGTTGTAGTTCCCCCTAAAGAACTTAATCCCAATGAACGAGAATATTATGAAAAAATTCGCGCGACTCGGACGTTTAATCCCCGCAGCAGCTTGAAAGAAATGAAACTCTAA